aaccaaattaattaattaattaacttgaaattaaagCTGTAGCATGATcataatcaatcaaaaaatGTAATTATTGAGTAAAATTAGGTTTTAGTTACTTTTAGACCGAGTTTCTGAGCTTCACGCGAGTAGAGAAGAGGGAAAGTAATGAGCTCTCTTAAAGCTTCGAGAGCCGCTTTATTTCCACCAATTGCTTCTTCGGCTTTCCACTCGTTGTTTGAGTTTTCAGTTCCGTTGTTGACTTTGCTGCCGCTGCCGCTGCCGCCGAAgccgctgctgctgctgccgctgctgctGGTGGGAGGTTCCatttgagagagagagcgaTAGCAGAGAGAAAATAGGGATTTTTTAAGCGTCTTGgtgccaaaaaaaattgatgattaaAGTAGAGGTAAAGGCCTTTTAAGTTTGTGTAGTTTTCAGCTTGATCTCTAAAATGTATTGTTTTGTCAGTTAcgcccttttaattttattttccaatgtAACTCCTCTAGTCCTGTCCAATTTTAAATGAGGTAAAATCTAGAAAAGTTTTAggacaagaaattaaattacccatcaggaattaattaattttgagattGAGAAGAAATCTATTTCTCCTCTTGAAAAATTTGTTCATCCCAAGATACCGTGGATTAGtaacctgttttttttatgatttaatatttttaaaatttttttgtatttggaaGTGAGTTTGCCCGGtgtttttgaaaagttattttttaaaaaaaaatattaaatatttatttttaatatattttttaataattttgatgtattaatattaaaaatctaggaaaaacattattttaatatatttttaaataaaaaaatatttttaaaaattattatacatcaCAATATACCAAACACATtcctaaattgatttttttgtttgaaaaaattgattttttaagattataaggtattttaggtaaaaatgaattaaaatttaagtttttttgataaaaaattcacctagattgtttttttataatgtcaTTGCAGTGGTTGAACGACTGCAACAATTACGCATGgtcatctattttatttttttattcaatttaaaattagattaatgaaACTTAGATTAACTTAAAATGTATTAGTCAATTAAACAGTGTGGCATGTCAAGCCTTATggcattcaattttaattgaaattaattaaaataagcgaattataaatatttttgtaagatttttaataaaatattgtttaatttttatttgattttcaaataaaattatagaatttcTTTCTCATATTAGCATGtgctgttttttctttcaaccctacatgatttttttttattttattcaaatatttttgcaattattattttttattattattatttaattaaataaaaaaaaaacctttcacaTCCTGCCAGTCGATCCTATTTGTTTTCgcgtttttaaaaatattttttaaaaaaattaaaaatttatatttttttcactacttcaaattgatattttttttatgtttttaaattattttaatatgtcaatattaaaaataaattttaaaaaataaaaaaataaattttaatatattttttaaataaaaaatattttaaaaaataattattatcaaacttCAATTAAGTTTTGCATAAAGAAGGCATTCACACCTTATTACACTCTTGTCTCAAATTTTCCATAATTACGACTTGGTCCCAAACCCTCCTCGGAcctaaaagttttatttttaaaaaaatctgccCAGGCTGTCCTCTGCATTGATCCGTTCTTGAACATATCATTATaactttcatataattttaattttaaatttaagttagatAAAAAGTCAcgtaaaataaatttcaaaattaatttattatatcaaatttaataataatattaaataaattttctgatctaattttttctatcatgttaaataaaattaatcaatcccATGATACGGCATACATGTAATTAGTATACAATAGCAAGAAAACTAAATCACCATTTCTAGAAATTGCTCGTTTAATATTTCTtctttgaaatttcattttcCGCCTCTTCCCATTTTCTAACGCGTCAAACAACCACCCGATCAGCGGAGCAGCCAGCGCGTGAATGCTCTCCTCCTAACAGACCCACGTCAAAAGGGTAAAAATTTGAAGTatgtttatgatgatttttacattatattttttaaaaaataaacttaattttttttacttgctgTATGAACAAAACACCTTTCTAATTCTAAATTCTTACCCGACAGACAGTTCCCACTTTCCCCCATTTATCTGTCCTCAcgtttccctttccctttccgTGTTGCCTGTAAAGCTAGCtacaaacaaatcaaaattctcTTTCCGGAAAAAAACTCACTTTCTTGCTTAATCGCCTCCTCGATTTGAGCAGCCTCAGGCGATCTAAATCTTCTCTCTAACAAAGTTTGGTTGTGTAACTGTTTTAACTGCTCAGAATAGAAGTTGTACAGTGAGTAGTTGATAGTTTTTCATTTACATGGAAGCCATAAAAAAGCAAGCTACCAGGCTTAGAGAGCAAGTTGCAAAGCAGCAACAGGTAATTAATTTCAGTTCAGATTctcttttgctgtttttttttttttttcaaattttgtgtttgtttgtttgtttgcagGCAGTGTTGAAACATTTGGGACATTTTAGTAATGAAGGAATTATTGTTGACGAAGCAGAATTACAATGCTACCAGCATCTTCAAAATCTCTACAATTCAACCAGAGCTGCCAAGGTGCagttatttatttgatttggtttggttttcctttttttattgaggcaaaattttgattattttttttggtgttttatttCACTTTAAAATACCAGCATTTTCAGAAGAATATTGTTCGCGGTGCTGAAGGTTTTGTATCTATAAGTTCGAAGCAAATGGAAATATGTGAGTATGGATTTTGCTTTGTGACTACCTtgttatgatttgttttctttgaggTTGATATGTGAGATTTTTGGCTTTGGGATTTTCTTAGTGCGAAAGTTGGCTGATGAGTGTTGTAAATACGGAGCTGAGAACCAGAGCGAGAATAATTATGTCGCAAGGACTGTTCTTCAGTTTGGTGCCTCGCATAATTTGATGGAAAATGAGAAGGAAATATTTCTTGGGGTTCTTAATGATCAGGTAATTTTACTGCCAGTTAGGAATAATCTCAATGCAAACTGAATGGTGGTAGTTTAGGAATACTTAAGCATATATTCATGCTAATGTAAATGTGTTccatttattatatattcagGGATCATTgcttcttttgaatttttctgcCAAGTTCAGATGTCATAAGTAATTGTAGTTCCTGCCTAGAATTAGTTACTCTGCATTGTATAAGTGACCCTCCAATTGTTATTTCATCAAGCGTGTTCAATGAaagcatgaagaaaaaaattgtaagatAGACAAATTGATATGATAGAAAcgaaattattgttattattagtttttaagcCCTACATGTATATTGCCAAGAATTAATGATGGGATTTTTAGTGTAAGCTgtcatttaagaaaaaataaggttTTTCCATCTCCTTTTATGTTCCTAATTGTGTTACAGGATTTCAATATTTAGGTTTCTAAGCCACTTCGGGCTTTAATAACTGGAGCTCCTTTGGAGGATGCTCGCCACTTGACTCACCGTTATGACAAACTTCGTCAAGAGGTTGAAGCTCAGGTAAGCTTTGGTGTCTCGTGGGTGTAACAGTTGTAGGAATTGTGGTAGATTCATGGTGATATGTTCTTGGCAGGCAGCTGAAGCAATGAGGCGGCGGTCGAAAACCAGGGATTCTGAAATATCTGCAGAGAGTTTCATGAAGCTTCAAGCTGCAGAGGCAAGGTTGACTGAACTTAAATCTACAATGATGGCTCTTGGGAGAGAAGCAGCAGCTGCCATGTCTTCAGTTGAAAATCAACAGCAAGAGATTACTGCTCAGCGGTTGTTTAGTATGGTATTGCatgcttttcttctttctttcctgtGTATGGGTGCTTTTGTGTGTGCACGAATCTCTCTGCCTATGATGATCTTTCAGCTTCCAGGACCACGATCTATAGTGGTTGACAACTTTGACCATCTAAACACCTGTTGTGAATGGAGTATAGCAATTCAACAGAATCTTAAAGAAGCATTCATGTGACTGGCGTAGCTAAAGCCAAAAACATTTTATCCATGTTCATATTCGTTTTGGTTCAGTACTTTTCTCTTGTTGATATGTGACAAGATAGGTGTCAAATGGGATAAAGAATTAGGAAAGTTTGGAGGGTTTGGGGAGGGATGTTACCTCATGTACTCCTTGCCTATTTGGGCAAAGGTATTCTTATGGTTCATCTCCCTTTTCAGCAAATTCAATTTGGCACTTGCTTCTGCATATCTCTCTTTGTAGCTAGCCATGTATCCTTCCTTTTACCGTTTCAAAATTTTTCTTGTCCTGATAAAGTTCCCCACCCATTTTCCTGGTATAAATATCTTGCTTAATTTCATGATTGCAAAGTTAAGAGGGGTTTACTGTATTTAAAATTTGTGCTgctttatcaaatttggtttagGTAAAAGTTATTTCTTTTCTGCAcattgatctaaaaaaaaatcaaatcattttcaGGTAGATGCTGAGAGATGTTATCATCAACATGTTCTTACTATTTTGGATAAGCTACATGCAGAGGTTTGTTCTTTGCAACCGTGGACCTGGCTTGTTTATGTGCATGTGCACACATATATCACttatagttttttgaaaatcatattCTTTTATCACTCCATGCATGCTTTCTTCACTTTCAGGTGCTCAAAACATTACCGTACTATAATCTAATTTTATGTTTGAGATAGATTATTACTGGTGCAATTCCAAAATGTTTATGATTGATGTAGATGATTCTCGAGGAGCAATTAAACGAGTCTGCATTACAGTCGGCGACCACACAGAGAGATGTGATTTTCCCACCTGAACCCAAGAATAACACTTCAAATGGATCTGAAAATCACATGCACCCTAATCATAAGGATGCACATAAGGATGCACTTTACATTGCAAAAGTAAGATGTTTGATCACTTTGAATATCCCACCTCTTCTCTCAAACCCTGCCAcaccagaaagaaaaaaataattaaatattgtagaacACTATTTGATTTCTTCCATCGTCTCTCCTCTTGCACAGCTTTTGACTTGAAATATGAGAAAGTGCCTACACAGCTCGTGAtgtttgattcttgtttttcgCTTAAAACTACCTAATACATATCATGatgtttgattcctttttttctcttaaaactaTCACACTATATCTTTATTCCTTGTAATGGCATGTGCAAGATTACTTGATCATCTCATTTGCCAATGTGGATGCAGCATCCTTCTGTTCCTTGTACTTGAAATAAAGTTATTAGTTTAATTTCAACTCTTTTTTGATAGAGTAGGTTGTGGGACCTCCAAATATACGGTCAAATATTCATTGGATAGCATGTAACTAGGGGTCCAATACCATGCAAACAGTTTGCTGGTCGACTGCATTACTCCaacaagtaattgttttttatgttgacaataattaatttgtttggtCAACTACACCAACAAAGAATTGTATTTAATGTTGGTaaatagttaatttatttaatttaaaagagctggaaaaggaaagaaaactttGGCAGTAGTGGAGTGAAGAAGATAGGCCTACTGGCTGCAATACTATAGGGTAGTGGCAGTAGCTATGGGTCAATGGTGTGGAAACAATGGCACTGATCTTTTTATTGTGCACAGTGAGGGTGTCAGTGCCAGTTGGTGATGGAAGCAGTCATGAACTAGTAGTCAAATGAAAAGGAAGTTAAAAGTTGATACTTGGACCTTACTTTTCCAActatttgcttcttttttaaaaaaagtttttgtttcaaaatgatATTGTGATTTGAAGGTGCATGTTTCTTTTATAAGCAAAAGATAACCTTTATCTTTCCCCATTAAAATACAACTTTagtgatatttttctttgaaaaaaaacttgcatgtacatgagttttttatttgtggGAAGTACATGAGTTTGAAGAGATACTATGCCAAACTTTATCATGGGAAgtacatgagtttttttttctaattatggCCACCATTTTATTTGTGGGTTATAAAAGTTGTATTTACTTAAGTGATAGTAAGGATGCTTGAAGAGCTGGAAGTAAACACGATAACTTAAGGAAAATGGAAAACCTAAGATTCAATATCTAAAAAGACCTGAAAGTAACAAAGATGCATGAGCATCAGTAAACTAATTAAACCTGCTACGTGACTGTTAAACAATCATAGTCAGATTAAGAATTTCTTTATGTGGAGCAAAATTGTTCTTCAAACTGGTATTCAAAGGTGTTACCCTTGAAAGCATGTTCTTATCTCACTGATTTATTTGTTCACAACTGTATGCCACACTACTTAAATAAGGATCCACATGTAGCTTTTTACTGTCATGGAATTTTCTACCAGTGCAAAAGATGTTTTCTTAAGAGATTCactgcttttttttgttatttttggtcttaatttcattttattttttaactctttgCAGGTTATACACCCATTCGATGCTCAAGCAGAAGGGGAGTTAAGtctatttattgatgattttgttgTGGTCCGGCAGGTACTTTCTCTACTGATAATGCCTTTGATGACCTATAGACTGTTCCATTATAGGCCAtctttgaaaatgattttgaattattaatcCTACTCATCCTACATCCATACATCCATACATGCATGCATACTCACATTATATGAAGCATGCATATTCACTTAAATATATAGTTGTATTGTATATTCCTTTACCATAGAGCTCAGCCTGTAAAATGATTTTGCACCAATGCCTGTATGAGCATGGGTGTGGTGCTTGCAGTTGGCAGTTTTGTCTGTTATAAATCTgtgaattctttttctttttgttgaacaccatcacacacacacacacaacaaatatatttattgttatatCCTTAGATCAGAAGTCCTTGTCTTCTTCTTTAGTAAATGACTCTGGGGGAGTGTTTTTAATACGCGCAAATATATGTTTCAGAAAAGGCAACTTGAGCTtcaatctttttccttttccttttccctcCAATTCCCCTTTCCTAATCTTTTGCTGATAATATCACAAGGTGGCTCCGACAGGGTGGTCAGAAGGAGAATGCAAAGGCAAGGCTGGATGGTTTCCTTCTGCTTACATAGAAAAGCATGAAACAGCACCTGCAAGCAAGATAATGGAAGAAAGCTCACCTCCTTGATCCAAATTATTTATGTACAAAAGGTGtatatgttttgtttatatCAGAGTCCAATTCTATGCACTAGTGGTTACAACATGTTATTGAATGCAGTTCCTTCTGGCGTGGTAGTGTATGTGTGATGAGATTGTGCTCTCCTAACTTagccttccttttcttttccgcATCTCTCTATTTATTGTGTTTACGAAAATAAGGCCAATAAGCAGCTTTTAATGTTGTGTACCTTTTCCCCTTGCAGTAATTTTTGTTGGATAATAAAATGCCCTGGGGATTCTTTTCCTCTCATTTTGTCGTGTTATTTCTCAAGCAGATGCTGTAGTGATTAGTTACAGTTTGGGTTAAGCAATCCTCTAGATTCCAGCAAGTTTTTGAACTTTTTCAGCCATTGACGAAGCTTTAACAAGAAAGATTTTAGTTGCTCCTTTTACTATTCCATTCTGTGTAATCCAGTTAAAGCCAGAAAATTCGACACTTCAAAATTGTGGGTgtaaattgagataattttaaattaaattaattgattaaatataaatatgaaatgtttattttataatattttgtttgttttgattgaaTACGGGATAGGTTGGAAGATTTTAGTGTTCGGCTcatttgctattaaaaaaaaaaaattctaatgacttgaatattttattttccagtgcaaaaaaaaaaactcggttGCAACCCTAAAATTCTCCATAGCTAGTAGAAAATACTaggagtgtgtttggtattatggtttctgttgtggttgtagtttgaaaaaaaattgttttataaaaagtacttttagttgaggttggtttgaaaaaataagtgtttggtaaaaactatggttgaaattgaaattaaagaaaaagtagtttaatgtgtttggttaagaatgcttttaaaattgaggttataaaataattttaaaaatatatattaatactgatgatttttaatttaactattactattatatcatgaaataaatcatacttttatataaaatattttctattattgcatgaaactatttataattccattacgtacgaaatataAACGAgaaaaactacagttttcataatatttttagcatgtaataaaataagataaaatattatcaggtataaaattcactctaaactagttttttttttttaaaatgttaaaaaaataacacactaaaaaaaaaaaagttcacgcaagcaagtgaacagtgcaagagaattgcactgttcatgttaattgcattgttctttgaacaatgcaattaacatgaacagtaaaaaaaagtaagaaattattgtttttcttttcttgcgtTTCTAACGTAGAAATTAAATGGGGTCCAGCGAAcagtaaatcaatttttttcttaaccaaacagCTGCAAActacattttaaataaaacgcagccgAAACCACAGCCACAgagccaaacgggctctaaCCCATGTGGTAAAAACATCTATCCATATGCATTATAGATTGCTACAAtgctcaatatttttattcatctttattttattattttattaattcatttttatagcCCAAATTAATggccaatttaaaaaaacttttatagaaaagaaaatatttagagACAAAAGATTAAAGTGTAAATGGCTGAGAAAATAGGTGACAATCtcaaaattagaattaaaagttTACTTTGATCTTTCtacttttcaaataatcaatttttggtACCTTTAGTGTTTTCACATTCTAGTTTTCatccataaatttatttttattattttttagtttttgatttaaaagaaaagaatgagggAAAGAGAAAATCATTTGATTCAAGtgttaaagaaaacaaatcttgGTTAATACCACTTTAaaccacaaaaataattaaagaaaaaaaaacaaattaggggatatttgttacttttatatgtatatgt
This genomic interval from Populus alba chromosome 1, ASM523922v2, whole genome shotgun sequence contains the following:
- the LOC118038628 gene encoding SH3 domain-containing protein 1-like isoform X1; translated protein: MEAIKKQATRLREQVAKQQQAVLKHLGHFSNEGIIVDEAELQCYQHLQNLYNSTRAAKHFQKNIVRGAEGFVSISSKQMEILRKLADECCKYGAENQSENNYVARTVLQFGASHNLMENEKEIFLGVLNDQVSKPLRALITGAPLEDARHLTHRYDKLRQEVEAQAAEAMRRRSKTRDSEISAESFMKLQAAEARLTELKSTMMALGREAAAAMSSVENQQQEITAQRLFSMVDAERCYHQHVLTILDKLHAEMILEEQLNESALQSATTQRDVIFPPEPKNNTSNGSENHMHPNHKDAHKDALYIAKVIHPFDAQAEGELSLFIDDFVVVRQVAPTGWSEGECKGKAGWFPSAYIEKHETAPASKIMEESSPP
- the LOC118038628 gene encoding SH3 domain-containing protein 1-like isoform X2 codes for the protein MEAIKKQATRLREQVAKQQQAVLKHLGHFSNEGIIVDEAELQCYQHLQNLYNSTRAAKHFQKNIVRGAEGFVSISSKQMEILRKLADECCKYGAENQSENNYVARTVLQFGASHNLMENEKEIFLGVLNDQVSKPLRALITGAPLEDARHLTHRYDKLRQEVEAQAAEAMRRRSKTRDSEISAESFMKLQAAEARLTELKSTMMALGREAAAAMSSVENQQQEITAQRLFSMVDAERCYHQHVLTILDKLHAEVIHPFDAQAEGELSLFIDDFVVVRQVAPTGWSEGECKGKAGWFPSAYIEKHETAPASKIMEESSPP